Proteins co-encoded in one Callospermophilus lateralis isolate mCalLat2 chromosome 2, mCalLat2.hap1, whole genome shotgun sequence genomic window:
- the LOC143390284 gene encoding olfactory receptor 4P4-like → MENINNVTEFILLGLSQNKKIKNLCFLLFLFCYMAIWMGNILIMISITCSQLRDQPMYFFLNYLALSDLCYTSTVTPKLITDLLAERNIISYNNCMAQLFTMHFFGGIEVFILTVMAYDRYVAICKPLHYTSIMSRQRCNALVTACCAGAFLHSFVQCLLTVNLPFCGPNEIDHYFCDVYPLLKLACTDTHTVGILVVANSGMMGLVTFVVLMLSYFLILWTIRAYPAESHSKALSTCSSHLMVVVLFFVPVLFIYIRPATTSPVDKVFALFYTIIAPMFNPLIYTLRNMEMKNALRKVWCQKPLWIGKHFI, encoded by the coding sequence ATGGAAAATATCAATAATGTCACAGAATTTATATTGTTGGGACTTTCCCAGaacaagaaaattaaaaacttgTGCTTTCTATTATTCTTATTTTGTTACATGGCTATTTGGATGGGAAATATACTAATAATGATTTCAATCACATGCAGTCAGCTGAGGGACCAACCCATGTATTTCTTCCTTAATTATCTTGCTCTCTCAGACCTTTGCTATACCTCTACAGTGACTCCCAAGCTAATCACCGACTTGCTGGCAGAAAGGAACATCATTTCATATAACAACTGCATGGCCCAGCTCTTTACCATGCACTTCTTTGGGGGCATTGAGGTCTTCATCCTCACggtgatggcctatgaccgctacGTGGCCATCTGCAAACCCTTGCACTACACCAGCATCATGAGCAGGCAGAGGTGTAATGCTCTGGTCACTGCTTGCTGTGCTGGGGCATTTCTACATTCCTTTGTTCAGTGCCTCCTCACTGTCAATCTACCTTTCTGTGGCCCCAATGAAATTGACCACTATTTCTGTGATGTGTACCCTTTGCTGAAACTGGCCTGCACTGACACACACACAGTTGGAATCCTGGTGGTGGCCAACTCAGGTATGATGGGTTTGGTGACCTTTGTGGTTTTGATGCTGTCTTACTTTTTGATATTATGGACCATCAGGGCTTACCCCGCAGAGAGCCACAGCAAGGCTCTTTCCACTTGCAGTTCCCACCTGATGGTTGTGGTTTTGTTCTTCGTGCCTGTCCTCTTCATCTACATTAGACCAGCCACCACTTCTCCAGTAGACAAAGTGTttgctcttttctacaccatcatCGCTCCCATGTTCAACCCTCTGATCTACACGCTGAGAAACATGGAGATGAAGAATGCCCTGAGGAAAGTTTGGTGCCAGAAACCACTTTGGATTGGGAAGCATTTCATCTGA